From one Synechocystis sp. PCC 6803 substr. PCC-P genomic stretch:
- the gyrB gene encoding DNA topoisomerase (ATP-hydrolyzing) subunit B produces the protein MTTTNYGADQIQVLEGLEPVRKRPGMYIGSTGPKGLHHLVYEVVDNAIDEALAGYCTHIEIDINADGSVTVVDNGRGIPTDIHPTTGRSALETVLTVLHAGGKFGGGGYKVSGGLHGVGVSVVNALSEWVEVKVWRQGKEHFQRFERGNPIGTLEATPNEGHSTGTQVSFLPDTQIFKDGIEFDYHTLASRLKELAYLNAGVRITFGDRRADSLKEEQFYYEGGIREYVTYMTTDKTPLHEEIIYTSGEKNDVQVEVALQWCVDAYSDTLLGFANNIRTIDGGTHLEGLKAVLTRTLNSVARKRNKLKDGDSNLGGENIREGLTGVISVKVPDPEFEGQTKTKLGNTEVRGIVDTLVGEALTEFLEFNPGVADAIIEKAVQAFKAAEAARRARELVRRKSVLESSTLPGKLADCSSKDPSESEIFIVEGDSAGGCFSGDTLVALTDGRSVSFEQLVEEEKQGKQNFCYTIRHDGSIGVEKIINARKTKTNAKVIKVTLDNGESIICTPDHKFMLRDGSYKCAMDLTLDDSLMPLHRKISTTEDSGITIDGYEMVWSPRSDSWLFTHLVADWYNRWQGIYIAEEKQHCHHKDFNKRNNNPDNLIRLSPEKHLALHRKHISKTLHRPDVVEKCRRIHQSPEFRRKMSARMQSPETRAILSKQAQAQWQNETYKLTMMESWRSFYDSNEDYRQQNAEQLNRAQQEYWAQAENRTAQAERVRQHFAQNPGLRQQYSENAVKQWNNPELLKWRQKKTKEQWTPEFREKRREALAQTYYRKTLAALKQVEIENGYLDISAYDSYRISTKDKSLLRFDRFCERYFENDENLAREAVLNYNHRIVNIEAVSETIDVYDIEVPHTHNFALASGVFVHNSAKQGRDRRFQAILPLRGKILNIEKTDDAKIYKNTEIQALITALGLGIKGDDFDISSLRYHRVVIMTDADVDGAHIRTLLLTFFYRYQRDLVDQGYIYIACPPLYKLERGKNHFYCYSDRELQEQISQFPPNANYTIQRFKGLGEMMPQQLWDTTMNPESRTMKRVHIEDAAEADRIFTVLMGDRVAPRREFIETYGTKLDLTDLDI, from the coding sequence ATGACGACCACGAACTACGGTGCCGATCAAATTCAAGTCTTGGAAGGGTTGGAACCAGTCCGTAAGCGCCCAGGGATGTATATTGGCTCCACGGGGCCCAAGGGTCTGCATCACCTAGTGTATGAAGTGGTTGACAATGCCATTGATGAGGCTTTGGCCGGCTATTGTACCCATATTGAAATTGACATTAATGCCGACGGTTCCGTCACCGTAGTGGACAATGGCCGGGGGATTCCCACCGATATTCACCCCACCACCGGGCGATCGGCCTTGGAAACAGTGTTGACGGTACTCCATGCCGGGGGCAAGTTTGGGGGCGGTGGCTATAAGGTATCCGGTGGTTTGCACGGGGTAGGGGTTTCCGTTGTTAACGCCCTGTCCGAATGGGTGGAAGTGAAGGTTTGGCGCCAGGGGAAGGAACACTTCCAGCGGTTTGAGCGGGGCAATCCCATTGGCACGCTAGAAGCTACCCCAAACGAAGGGCACTCCACAGGAACCCAGGTTTCTTTTTTGCCAGACACCCAGATTTTTAAGGATGGCATCGAGTTTGATTACCATACCCTGGCCAGTCGTCTCAAGGAGTTGGCCTACCTCAACGCTGGGGTTCGCATTACCTTTGGCGATCGCCGGGCGGATTCCCTCAAAGAAGAGCAGTTTTATTATGAAGGGGGCATTAGGGAATATGTCACCTATATGACCACGGACAAAACCCCGCTCCACGAGGAAATTATTTACACTTCCGGGGAAAAAAATGACGTCCAGGTGGAGGTGGCCCTCCAGTGGTGTGTGGATGCGTATAGTGATACTCTCTTGGGATTTGCCAACAATATCCGCACTATTGATGGTGGCACCCATTTAGAAGGTCTAAAAGCGGTTTTAACCCGTACTCTCAACTCCGTTGCCCGTAAGCGCAATAAGTTAAAGGATGGCGATAGTAATTTAGGGGGAGAAAATATTCGTGAGGGCCTAACCGGCGTTATTTCCGTTAAAGTACCGGACCCAGAATTTGAAGGACAAACCAAAACTAAATTGGGCAACACGGAAGTCCGGGGCATTGTGGATACCTTGGTGGGGGAAGCTCTAACGGAATTTTTAGAATTTAATCCTGGGGTTGCCGATGCCATCATTGAAAAAGCAGTGCAGGCTTTTAAAGCAGCGGAAGCAGCCCGTCGAGCCAGGGAATTAGTACGCCGTAAATCAGTTTTAGAGTCTTCAACTTTACCGGGTAAATTGGCAGACTGTAGCTCCAAAGATCCCTCGGAATCGGAAATTTTCATCGTGGAAGGAGACTCTGCCGGCGGCTGTTTTTCTGGAGATACATTAGTCGCTTTAACTGATGGTCGTAGCGTTAGCTTTGAGCAATTGGTTGAAGAAGAAAAACAAGGAAAACAAAACTTTTGTTATACCATCCGCCATGATGGTTCTATAGGGGTTGAAAAAATCATCAATGCCCGCAAAACAAAAACTAATGCGAAGGTAATCAAGGTTACGTTGGACAATGGTGAGTCTATTATTTGCACCCCGGATCATAAATTCATGTTGCGGGATGGGAGCTACAAATGTGCGATGGATTTAACTCTCGATGATTCGTTAATGCCGTTACACCGAAAAATTTCGACTACGGAAGATTCTGGTATTACAATTGATGGCTATGAAATGGTTTGGAGTCCCCGTTCCGATAGCTGGCTATTTACCCATTTAGTTGCAGACTGGTATAATCGTTGGCAGGGAATTTATATTGCAGAAGAAAAACAACATTGCCATCACAAAGACTTTAATAAGCGGAATAATAATCCCGATAATTTAATTCGCTTATCCCCTGAAAAACATTTAGCGCTTCACCGTAAGCACATTAGTAAAACATTACATCGCCCTGATGTGGTAGAGAAATGTCGTCGAATTCACCAAAGTCCTGAGTTTCGACGGAAAATGAGCGCAAGGATGCAATCACCGGAAACACGGGCAATTTTGTCCAAACAGGCCCAGGCCCAATGGCAAAATGAAACCTATAAATTAACAATGATGGAAAGTTGGCGTAGTTTCTACGACAGTAATGAGGATTATCGTCAGCAAAATGCAGAACAGCTAAATCGTGCTCAACAGGAATATTGGGCGCAGGCGGAGAATCGTACTGCTCAAGCAGAAAGGGTACGTCAACATTTCGCACAAAATCCTGGATTACGACAACAATATTCAGAGAATGCGGTTAAACAATGGAATAATCCCGAATTGTTGAAATGGCGACAGAAAAAAACAAAGGAACAATGGACTCCTGAATTTCGAGAAAAACGTCGAGAAGCTCTGGCCCAAACCTATTACCGCAAAACTCTAGCGGCACTAAAACAAGTTGAGATCGAAAATGGTTATTTAGACATATCTGCTTACGATAGCTATCGAATTTCGACTAAAGATAAATCCTTGTTACGTTTTGATCGATTCTGTGAACGGTATTTCGAGAATGATGAGAACCTCGCAAGGGAAGCAGTATTAAATTACAATCACAGAATTGTAAATATTGAAGCTGTGTCAGAAACAATCGATGTTTATGATATTGAGGTTCCCCACACCCACAATTTTGCTTTGGCAAGCGGAGTGTTTGTCCATAACAGCGCAAAACAAGGTCGAGACCGTCGTTTCCAAGCAATTTTGCCTTTACGGGGCAAGATTTTAAATATTGAAAAAACTGACGATGCCAAGATTTATAAAAATACTGAAATTCAAGCCTTAATTACAGCATTAGGTCTGGGCATTAAAGGTGATGATTTTGACATATCTTCCCTCCGCTATCACAGAGTAGTAATTATGACCGATGCTGATGTAGATGGAGCGCACATACGCACTCTTTTGTTGACTTTCTTCTACCGTTATCAGCGGGATTTGGTGGACCAAGGCTACATTTACATTGCCTGTCCGCCGTTGTACAAACTGGAGCGGGGTAAAAACCATTTCTATTGTTATTCCGACCGGGAATTGCAGGAGCAAATCAGTCAGTTTCCCCCCAATGCTAATTACACCATCCAGCGTTTTAAAGGTTTAGGGGAAATGATGCCCCAACAACTCTGGGATACCACGATGAATCCTGAAAGCCGCACCATGAAACGTGTCCACATTGAAGATGCCGCTGAAGCCGATCGCATTTTTACGGTGTTGATGGGCGATCGGGTAGCTCCCCGCCGGGAATTCATCGAAACCTATGGCACCAAGTTGGATCTAACTGACTTGGATATCTAG
- a CDS encoding HupE/UreJ family protein, translating to MADSVNQICEVQVVNVTGLSNLLTFPRLLAHHPFGGHTPSNFLEGFLSGLGHPVIGLDHLAFVIAIGLIAAGLRYGWLMPLIFVATAITGTGLHLIGANLPQPELVIAGSVLLFGIFLALGRPLPSPLVMGLAAVAGMFHGYAYGEAIVGAQMNPVAAYLLGFSFIQLAIAMGVYALAKGWYETKETLLNLRFIGFLLTGVGLAFTSGALLG from the coding sequence ATGGCCGATTCCGTTAATCAAATCTGCGAGGTACAGGTTGTGAATGTTACAGGTTTATCTAATTTACTGACTTTCCCCCGGCTCCTAGCCCACCATCCCTTTGGGGGCCATACCCCCAGTAATTTCCTGGAAGGTTTCCTCTCCGGCCTGGGGCACCCCGTCATTGGCCTAGACCACCTTGCTTTTGTCATTGCCATTGGCCTGATTGCCGCTGGGTTACGCTACGGTTGGCTAATGCCCCTCATTTTTGTCGCCACGGCGATCACCGGCACAGGGTTGCATTTAATTGGGGCTAATCTGCCCCAGCCAGAATTGGTCATCGCCGGTTCCGTACTTTTATTCGGCATCTTCCTTGCTTTGGGTCGTCCTCTGCCATCTCCCCTAGTAATGGGATTAGCCGCTGTGGCCGGTATGTTCCATGGCTACGCCTATGGAGAAGCCATTGTCGGGGCGCAAATGAATCCCGTTGCCGCCTATTTGCTCGGTTTTTCCTTCATTCAACTAGCGATCGCCATGGGAGTCTATGCCTTAGCCAAGGGCTGGTACGAAACCAAAGAAACCTTGCTCAATCTAAGATTTATTGGCTTTCTGCTAACAGGAGTAGGACTAGCCTTCACCTCCGGCGCCTTGTTGGGGTAA
- a CDS encoding HNH endonuclease — MSKSYISPSLRRLVSDRANHSCEYCLIPEALSLSSHHVDHIIAEKHGGHSTPENLAFSFSLCNQAKGSDIASIDPHTGETVRLYNPRKDIWTNHFTLESISGLVQPKTAIGRVTANLLRINRVESLTVRQILAKIGEL; from the coding sequence ATGAGTAAGAGCTATATTTCCCCATCCCTACGACGTCTCGTTAGTGATCGGGCTAACCATTCCTGTGAATATTGCCTCATCCCTGAAGCGCTATCTCTGTCTTCCCACCATGTTGATCATATCATTGCCGAAAAACATGGAGGCCACAGTACCCCTGAAAACCTAGCTTTTTCCTTTTCCCTCTGTAACCAAGCCAAAGGCAGTGATATCGCTTCTATCGACCCCCATACAGGGGAAACTGTTAGACTCTACAATCCAAGAAAAGACATCTGGACAAACCACTTCACCCTTGAATCCATAAGCGGACTCGTTCAACCCAAAACGGCGATCGGGCGAGTAACAGCTAACCTACTCCGCATCAATCGGGTAGAAAGCCTTACTGTCCGCCAAATCTTGGCAAAAATAGGGGAACTCTGA
- a CDS encoding chlororespiratory reduction protein 7, whose protein sequence is MVDPLMYQEEMFVFLADQEPETFLTPAEMTAKLTEILAEYDLPLPQGLDKLPTLAAKAEHLRDNYCDLDRGDGGTWQWYVVRLEK, encoded by the coding sequence ATGGTCGATCCACTGATGTACCAAGAAGAAATGTTTGTGTTCTTGGCGGACCAGGAACCAGAAACATTCCTAACTCCGGCGGAAATGACTGCTAAGTTGACGGAGATTTTGGCCGAATACGATCTTCCCCTGCCCCAGGGACTGGATAAATTGCCCACTTTGGCGGCAAAAGCGGAACATTTACGGGACAATTACTGCGACCTCGACCGGGGGGATGGCGGTACTTGGCAATGGTATGTGGTACGTCTGGAAAAATAG
- the ispG gene encoding (E)-4-hydroxy-3-methylbut-2-enyl-diphosphate synthase yields MVTASLPTPVQPEFDTTIHRRKTRPVPVGAVTVGGGHPVVVQSMINEDTLDVDGSVAGIRRLHEIGCEIVRVTVPSMAHAKALADIKQKLQATYQAVPLVADVHHNGMKIALEVAKHVDKVRINPGLYVFEKPDAQREGYSDQEFAEIGEKIRETLEPLVISLRDQGKSMRIGVNHGSLSERMLFTYGDTPEGMVQSALEFIKICESLDFRNLVVSMKASRVPVMLAAYRLMVKRMDELGMDYPLHLGVTEAGDGEYGRIKSTAGIATLLADGIGDTIRVSLTEAPEKEIPVCYSILQALGLRKTMVEYVACPSCGRTLFNLEDVLHEVREATKHLTGLDIAVMGCIVNGPGEMADADYGYVGKQAGYIALYRGREEIKRVPETDGVQELINLIKADGRWVDP; encoded by the coding sequence ATGGTAACCGCTTCCCTGCCGACCCCTGTCCAGCCCGAGTTCGACACTACTATCCATCGCCGCAAAACCCGCCCTGTACCAGTAGGCGCTGTCACCGTTGGCGGTGGCCATCCTGTGGTGGTGCAATCCATGATTAATGAAGACACCCTCGATGTGGATGGTTCCGTCGCTGGCATTCGTCGCCTCCACGAAATTGGTTGTGAAATTGTCCGGGTAACGGTGCCCAGCATGGCCCACGCCAAAGCCCTAGCGGATATCAAGCAGAAATTACAAGCTACTTACCAAGCCGTGCCCCTGGTGGCAGACGTACATCACAACGGCATGAAAATTGCTCTGGAAGTAGCCAAACACGTCGATAAAGTCAGGATTAACCCAGGGCTATACGTTTTTGAAAAGCCCGATGCCCAACGGGAAGGCTACAGCGACCAGGAATTTGCTGAAATTGGCGAAAAAATTCGTGAAACCCTGGAACCATTGGTAATTTCCCTACGAGATCAAGGGAAATCGATGCGGATCGGCGTTAACCATGGTTCTCTCTCCGAAAGAATGCTTTTTACCTACGGGGATACCCCCGAGGGCATGGTGCAATCGGCCCTGGAATTCATCAAAATTTGTGAGTCCTTAGATTTCCGCAACCTAGTCGTTTCCATGAAAGCGTCCCGGGTACCGGTAATGTTGGCCGCCTATCGCCTCATGGTGAAACGTATGGACGAGTTGGGCATGGATTATCCCCTCCATCTAGGGGTTACCGAAGCCGGGGATGGGGAATATGGCCGCATTAAATCCACCGCTGGCATTGCCACCCTTTTAGCTGATGGCATTGGCGATACTATCCGGGTATCCCTCACCGAAGCCCCCGAAAAAGAAATTCCCGTTTGCTACAGCATTCTCCAGGCGCTGGGTTTGCGGAAAACCATGGTGGAATATGTGGCCTGTCCTTCCTGTGGCCGCACGTTGTTCAACTTGGAAGACGTGTTACATGAAGTCCGAGAAGCCACTAAACATCTAACGGGTTTAGACATCGCCGTCATGGGCTGTATTGTCAATGGCCCCGGGGAAATGGCCGATGCCGACTATGGCTATGTGGGTAAACAAGCCGGTTACATTGCCCTCTACCGTGGTCGGGAAGAAATTAAACGAGTACCCGAAACCGACGGCGTACAGGAATTAATTAACCTGATCAAGGCCGATGGCCGTTGGGTTGACCCTTAA